The region GGCAAGACGGCAGGCCTGTTCATATTTTTCAACTGTAATGTTAGCCTGCTCCATTCTTTCCTGCGGGGGATCAAAAGTGCGTTGCTCGTCCATCAGATTTTCAATTGTGCTTTCGCTCATATTTCCGGCTCCGGCTCATTTTTAGCTGGTTGTGTATATATCTATTTTTCATATACGCTGTTTCAGCCGGGTTGAACAGCTTTGCAGTAGGGGAAGCTTTGTGCTTGATATGCGGGCTTATCAGCAGGTATGGGTAGAGTTGTGGTTGGAGAGTGTTGCGGGAACCCTAACAAGAGGCCTTCATGAGCGTTATTAATTTGGAATACCTTTTTCAGCCAGGATCAGTGGCCGTTATCGGCGCAACCAATGACCCCGCCAATGCCGGGAATATCGTTATGCGCAATCTCATGGGCGGCGGATTTCTCGGTCCGGTCATGCCTGTCTGCACTGATGCTGAAGCCATCGCCGGGGTCCTGACCTATAAAAAGGTGGAAGATTTACCAAAGGTGCCGGATCTTGCGGTTATTTGCCTTCCTCTTCACGAATGTCCTGCCCTGCTGGAAAAGCTCAGAAAAATCGGAGTGAAGGCGTGCGCCCTGATCGGTCCCGGATTCAGCGCGATTCCTGAGAATGAGCGCGTCCGGTTGCGTTCGGATTTGCTTTTGGCGGCTAATTCTCCGCAGATGCGCATTCTTGGTCCCAAGAGTCTAGGGTTTATTGTTCCGGCGCTTAATCTCAATGCCAGTCTTGCACCTTTGCCTGCCAAGGCGGGTAAGATAGCGTTTGTTTCTCAGTCGGATAGTTTTATTCCCACAGTTCTGGACTGGGCAGCGACCAATGATATCGGTTTTTCCCATGTGGTTTCGCTGGGCAGCCGCATAGATCTGACTTTCGGCGACGTGCTCGATTATTTAGGTTCGGATGCTCAGACCCGGTCGATTCTGCTTTACATAGAATCAATCAACGATGCCCGTGATTTTATGTCCGCCGCCCGTGCCGCTTCGCGCAACAAGCCTGTACTGGCTATCCGTCCGGGACAGGCATTGCAGCAGGTTACTCAGGAGCTGTCCCGTCTGGATAATTCCATGATCGCCCGTGCTGACGAGGTTTATGATGTGGCATTCCGCAGGGCCGGTATGCTGCGCGTGCAAACTATTGACGGTATGTTCGATGCGGCCCAGACCTTGGCCAGCCTGCGTCAGCCCGTACGCGGCAACAGGTTGGCGATCATTGTCAACGGAACCAGTGCCGGTCTGGCCGCCGCTGACGGCCTGATCCGCAGAGGCGGTAAACTGGCCAAACTTTCAGAAGATACGATAGCAAAGCTCGATGAGGTTTTTGATGGCGAATGGAGCGGATCCTGTCCGGTGACGATCAAGTTCGATACCCCGGGCCAGAAGTATCTTGATGCCCTTAAGGTGCTGATCAAGGATAAAGGTGTGGATGCCGTTTTGGTTGTTCATGTGCCTTTTGCCGGGGTTTTCAGTGCCGAAGTTGCTGAAATACTGGCCAAGGGGCTTAAACGAGTCCGCAGGATGGTCCTTACCGCATGGCTCGGTTCCGGTATGTCCCGCAAATCACGTAAGATATTTTCCCTGCACGGTATTCCCACTTATGAAAGTGCTGATCAGGCTGTGCGAGCTTTTATGTATATGGCTGAATATCAGCGAAATCAGGAACTGCTCACCGAGACCCCGGATTCTCTTCCCACGGATTTTTTCCCGGATACCACAACCGCCCGCGAGACCGTGCGCAAAGCACTGTCTGAAGGAAGGCATGAGCTCAATGAACCGGAAGCTCGCAAGGTTCTCGCCGCTTACGGCCTGCCGGTTGTAGAAACAAAGGTGGCGATCTCTGCGCGGGAAGCGGTGATTGCCGCTGATGAAATCGGATGTCCGGTAGCCTTGAAAATACGCTCTCCGCAGATCAGTCAGCCTTATGATGTCGGTGGTGTGGTGCTTGATCTTGAAAGCACGGAAAAGGTATGGGAAGCAGCTGCCACCATGCTTACCCGTGTTAATCGTCAACGTCCTGATGCCTATATCGAAGGCTTCACGGTTCAAAAGATGGGAAGACGTCTGGGGGCGCACGAACTTTTTATTTCCGCATCTGCTGATCCTACCTTCGGGCCGATTATTCATTTCGGACACGGCGGCATGACTCGCGAGGTTGTCCGTGATCAGGCTGTAGCCATGGTCCCGCTGAATATGAGTCTCGCCCGGGAGCTGATCAGCAGAACCCGTATCTCAAGGCTGTTAACCGGAACGCCCACTCAGCCTCCTGCTGATGTCGACGACCTCTGCTTGACTTTGATACAGGTTTCACAGCTTTTTATCGATATCCCCCAGATTGAACATCTGGACATAAATCCGCTTTACGGCGATGATACCGGCGTGCTGGCCCTCGGAGCCAAAATTTTGGTTACCGAATGCGGTGAAGATTGTCCGCAGCTGGCCATCAGGCCATATCCCAGAGAGCTTGAGGAATGCGTTGTACTCCGTGATGGAAGGCAGGTCACCCTGCGTCCGATACGTCCGGAGGATGAACCTGCTCACTATGAATTTTTGGCCCGTGTTTCCGATGAAGACATGCGGATGCGCTTTTTTGGGGTTGTGCGTCGAGATTTCGATCACAAGGATATGTCTCGGTTTACTCAAATCAATTATGACCGCGAAATGGCTTTTATTGCCACGGCCATGGGCGAGAACGGTAAGCCGGAAACCCTCGGCGTGGTGCGAACCTCAACCAAGCCGGATAATTCCGAGGCCGAGTTTGCTATTGTGGTCCGGTCCGATCTTAAAGGAACCGGGCTGGGGTCCATGCTTTTTCATAAAATTATTCGCTATACTAAAGCGCGCGGTACTCATTGGCTTGTCGGCCAGACTCTTTTTGAGAACAAGGCCATGCAGGGGCTTTCCCGCAAATTCGGTTTTGAGATCAGTGAAAATTACGATGAAGATCTTGTGGAAATGCGGCTGGATTGCACAAAACGGGATGATGAACCGGAGTAGACTTGAAATATCCTGAATCCGAA is a window of Maridesulfovibrio sp. DNA encoding:
- a CDS encoding bifunctional acetate--CoA ligase family protein/GNAT family N-acetyltransferase: MSVINLEYLFQPGSVAVIGATNDPANAGNIVMRNLMGGGFLGPVMPVCTDAEAIAGVLTYKKVEDLPKVPDLAVICLPLHECPALLEKLRKIGVKACALIGPGFSAIPENERVRLRSDLLLAANSPQMRILGPKSLGFIVPALNLNASLAPLPAKAGKIAFVSQSDSFIPTVLDWAATNDIGFSHVVSLGSRIDLTFGDVLDYLGSDAQTRSILLYIESINDARDFMSAARAASRNKPVLAIRPGQALQQVTQELSRLDNSMIARADEVYDVAFRRAGMLRVQTIDGMFDAAQTLASLRQPVRGNRLAIIVNGTSAGLAAADGLIRRGGKLAKLSEDTIAKLDEVFDGEWSGSCPVTIKFDTPGQKYLDALKVLIKDKGVDAVLVVHVPFAGVFSAEVAEILAKGLKRVRRMVLTAWLGSGMSRKSRKIFSLHGIPTYESADQAVRAFMYMAEYQRNQELLTETPDSLPTDFFPDTTTARETVRKALSEGRHELNEPEARKVLAAYGLPVVETKVAISAREAVIAADEIGCPVALKIRSPQISQPYDVGGVVLDLESTEKVWEAAATMLTRVNRQRPDAYIEGFTVQKMGRRLGAHELFISASADPTFGPIIHFGHGGMTREVVRDQAVAMVPLNMSLARELISRTRISRLLTGTPTQPPADVDDLCLTLIQVSQLFIDIPQIEHLDINPLYGDDTGVLALGAKILVTECGEDCPQLAIRPYPRELEECVVLRDGRQVTLRPIRPEDEPAHYEFLARVSDEDMRMRFFGVVRRDFDHKDMSRFTQINYDREMAFIATAMGENGKPETLGVVRTSTKPDNSEAEFAIVVRSDLKGTGLGSMLFHKIIRYTKARGTHWLVGQTLFENKAMQGLSRKFGFEISENYDEDLVEMRLDCTKRDDEPE